DNA from Elaeis guineensis isolate ETL-2024a chromosome 2, EG11, whole genome shotgun sequence:
ACACATAAATTCGTACAATCATACAGAATAAAAAAGCGAAGAAAAATAGACACATGATTTACGTGGTTCGATTGTAAACCCTATGTCCACGGGCAAGATAcgagaaaaaaaatttactatgatgaaaagagagatacgATCACTCAAAACTCTCCAAATCTTAATTCCGGTTTGATTTCCCAAATCTTTTACAAAAACTGTCGAGATTGatagaaaatataatatttatatataccgTAGGAGTTGCCTCCCGCACCCTCCAATGATGTTAGTAATGGGCTTTGGGCCCAGTCCTATCGGCCCATGCCCTCTGCTATTACCACAAacctcataaaatatttcattccGATCACAATGCGGGTTCTTCGGATCAGATCATAATTCGAACTcataaaaatatccaaaattcaaACCACATTAATATGTCCATAAATATATAGGATTAAATAGAGTCCCTAAGTGACTTAGTATAGGATTATTCGTCGACACTTTGGAATGTTCACTTGACAACATTCTCAAATATGATGATGCATTGAATCCATAAAGAAGCACGAGTAGTTTATGGCTCCAGTAATAGGATGCATGATATTGACTAATTGTTATGATGGGATTATTGACTAGTTGGACTAGTTAAAATGTTTTCTCACTATGGGCGTGATTTATTCATCAGCCAACAGCTCCAAATCTTTAACTGCCATAGCAGGACTTGATTTTTTTGTAACTATCAATCATCTTGAAATAATATGGTAAATGTGCTATATTATAAGTCCATTTATCTTTGCATCGCTGCAAATCCAATCACAAAATTCAAGATCAACTTGTGGTGATCTATCCCTCGGTCTATATGGGTCACGAGCTTGGTCTACTCTAATATCATTTATAAAGATCAAAGATTTTACTCAAAAAGACTAAGCCTTTTGATTGATCAAGAAAGTGTTTGTGATTGGATTTGGTCATTTAGTCTGATCAGGATGTTAGAGATTTAAACTAGAAAGCATGTGAGAACTCATACAGGGATGTGTTTAGTTCCATGTCAGTTGTACTCTACGAAGATTTTGTATATTTAAACATAACCGATGAATCCAGATAATTAATACTTTCTAACTATATATTTTTGGTTATCATACACGTGAATGCGGAAACTACTCTTACCACAAACTTCACATCCACAAACTCCTACTCAGCTAAGCAAAAGCAATCCAGACGATGACGGCCACCCAGGTACATGGCTCGGCATAAACCGATGGAAGACCGCAAGTACCCTCAGGGTCTTTCAGTCATATTGTTTTAGATGGCTGCCATGAAATTTCAAGTCTCATCCAACTACTTGACAGGAGGTTTGATCCTTGGATGCTGCTAGAAGGTCAGTATGCGAATCTTACCTGGTCAATTAGAAGGTGGCAAGCAAGCGAATCACTCGGCATAGGAAAAAAAATGGTCGATCCAAAATGTGGCCAATAAACCCTACAAGGGTTGTGAAATGATTTGGAGAAAAAGTTGGCAGTGGCAGCAAATTCAGCTCTTAATTTGAACGTGTGGTAGAAAAGAATGCATGAAGTTGACATGCAAAATATATAGTTCCAACGAAGCTTGTAGATCATGGTTGCGGGATGGTCTTGGGCTCTTCAAATAGGGAGGGACAGCCTACGTAGAAGAAGCGAGCACGTATTCTAATATCAGAAGGGATGTGAAATAACGTGGGCCATGGTGGAAGGCACTTTTAACCTTATCGCTGTAACGGAGAATTTTGGACCAGTCTTAATGCCTTCGCACTTGGTCATCATCTCTCTGCTTTCTAAAGCTTTTGGTGGTGGATCCTTTTGGTGTTCTGGTTCTTGATTCTAATCAATGGTTTCCATTGCGAAAACTCCATGAAGGCCTACCACCACTTCCCTCGCCCTTCTTCCCCAGGGTCCATCTGAAGTGATGGTGTTTCCACTTCCTTGAGCTGCCTCCAAATTGCACTCCCCTCACTCATGAAGTGTTCATTGATTCAGCCCCACACATTGAAAGGATCTGCTTTTATTCACTTTACATGATGGCTGGATTCCATCAGACAAGATTGCAGTTGGGACAAGCATAGTTGGATCCTATCTGTGACTAGAATGCTGTCTGCTGTTTGTGCTGGATTGCCGAGCCAAGCCCATGTTGGTGAACCACAGCATAGACGGGGGCTAATACTACTAGCTAGGCTAGATGTCAGTGCTGGTTTTGGTGCAATGCATGCATGCACTTTTGGTTATTGGTTTTTGGCTGCTATATATAGCTATGACCACAATGCCAGCTGTTTTTGTGGTTCAGGTACAAATTGGCTGGTGGAACAGGAAGAAGGATCTGTTCTAAATGTTAACAAAACCTATGTGTATATCATAAAAGATTGGCAATTATTTATCCGTTTAACCTTGGGAGCTGTTTGCCTTGCCCGGATTCAGTGAACCAAATCCTCCTTATAAAGCATGAAATTTGTGAAAGTACTATATAGAATTTGTGAACCAAATCCATTGCCCGCATTCTACCATGGTGGGCAATGGAGGCCAGCTTGATGAAACCATCAGGAAGAAGAGGTTGAAGGGGACTGCTAATCGTCCTGCCATGCAAACCACCTACAAGAGGGCCCTGCCCGCCTAGATTGACCATCCAACAGCCTATCTCTTGGAACCACACCTTCTTTAATCCTTTCGTGATTGGACTAATCGTGGTAACCACCATGGAATGAGTCCATCAATCAAGTTTTTAGCCTTGCCAAATAAGATTCCATCATTACTCACAAGGTGATGCACTAACAATTTCAGTTGACTAGTCACATTATGGTGGTCCTCCATTCAATCAACCAAGAGTTGCAATAACTTTTGCATAATCTATGGGACCAACCTTCCTTACGGTAACTGTTGGttgtaattcaaaaattaaaagctGTCATTGGATTTTTGTTGGCAAGAAAAGATCTTAATAGATTTCCTATAGAGAGAAATTTCCTCATAGCTATCAAACTCCTCCAAAACATGACATATTTGTATATATCTATACTATACTAAAAAGAGTGTGGAGGTCTTTTGTATTTGTCCATTATGCCCATAcatgaaatattttttgattcgCAAAATGAACTCATATTATTTGATTCACAAAACAAATTttgctatataataattataattataatgtgTTATTTTTGAAGAGAAATATATGCATATAACTAATCAATCCTCTCTATCTTAACGGAATCCCATATCCAAACTCCTCCAAATCCCTCCTTATTCATATCCTAACTAATCTTTCCCTATATGACAAACTTACCCCTCTACAGATCCAATTCCCCATCTAATAATCGTATCTACAATCTCCATGTCCCGCAAACCAGCCTTTAGAATCAAACTCTCTCTCCGATCAATActtcaaaatctaaatatttatTTACTGTTTATtctctatttataaattttaatgatgATCAAGTAAAATATCTATCTAAAATACATAATAATATTTATCTTAaagatatattaaaataaatttattttacttCTACTGCAATGCATGTGTTTGGTATTCCAGTACTACTAAACAAATGAAGCTTTTgttgaaagagaagagagagtcattcatcttttttcaaaaaaaaatgaagaaaaaaataaaaagaatttttttttgtccaACCTCTCTCTCTCCCACACATCCACCCCCCTTCTCTGGTGCCGGGCAATGTTATATTTTCTGATTCTTTTAGTTTATCATTAAATAAGAATTCTATCGAATTTAAAACTAATAAACAAGCACTAGCTTATGATTATACCATCTATTACTTGAGAGCTCCATCTTCAAACATAGATATTGAGAGGTAGTTCCCTATAGTGTTTAACTAGGACAACTCCTCCATTCTTATTAATAATTGGCAGTCttatatatcattattttagaaaaaaatttctttcaaaaataattttaatttaattaaaataactatattatcaaatttaaaatattatacatatggaTATGCTTCCCTCGGGAGAAGAGAATATTTAGTTCTCttgagtccaaaatcaataatacATGGGATACATAAATAAATATCTATACTATTGATCATAATCTAtgctattaaaatatatatatatatatatatatatatatgcatgtgtgtgtgggCGTGCGCGCGCATATATGTGtatcatatatttttatagttTCTAACTTATGTATCAGTTGGATGCAAAAAGAGATGATTCTTATTATGCTAGTATGCCAAAATacatgataaaatatttaaattaaatccatcttATTGATTCTAATCtatatatgataaaatatatgTGAATCGAGCATTGATAGATTTTAGTGTTTAAGATCATAGCAAATAATGATGTTACATCATTTTAACTGTTTATTTTTCAATCACTTGATACATGAGTTAGAGGTTTGCTAAATATATATCTTTTGATGTCTTTGTTTTTTTATAGATATAGATCATGATCAATagtatgaatttttaatttagatgcCCCACAATTGATTTTGTACTTAGGATGAGTACATATGCTTTTCCCTTGTGAGGAGCaaagtctatatatatatatatatatatatatatatatataaatggttAAAATGAAAATTGTATGTTCTAGTATTCTTTAATGTATACATTaaattagtataaaaataaatggttaaaATGATATGAGATTATGTTttactatgatctaaatattatatttattgatttttaataCATATAGATTTAATATGCGTAAATCATGATCATTAAAATGGATTCTCAATTAGATGTTTTGCCATATATTTTGCACACCGGCATTATAGAATTCAATAATTTTTGTGTCCATCCATAGCATAGATAAAAGACCAATAAAGTATGTGATATTTGGTTTGCGAGCATTTTTAATATGTAAATCACAATCGATAATGTGAATCTTTCATTTAAATGGGTCAttactaattttaaatttgagcaaAATAGATACCATCTTTTCTCAAGAGAAGCATAGCCtcatatatacatgcatgtgtGCATACACACATGTatgcacatatatgtatatgtatgtatgtatgtatagctaTCATATCATAACTGACCATCTATCTAGTCACAACTTAATCTATTAGCTAGCTTTATTTGGCAATTAAAGATTTGTGCAGCATGTGAGATAAGGTGATAGAAAATTAGGGTCCCATGTACTACTTATCCAATCACAGATTCCCACAATCGACCAATGAATTGAACTGTGCCTGGACAGGTAGCCTTTAGCAACTTTCTAGTTGAATTAGCTAGATTATTGTGCCTTTAGTAAGCCACAGCACACCCACCATTGTTCCATCATTTTCGGTGCATATGATCAAATATAGTGACCTATGAATGAGCTAACAGGACGCTGATCAGAAATTTGTTTTGTTCCATGTTATCCTTCTTAGCAAATTGCCCACAAACAGATAACCATCAGAAATGGATGATTTGGACGATTCATGACCTGCCTAACCAAGCATTTAAATACTAATAAAATGGCATTTTTGAGCCATAACATCAGCCGCGGCATCTTAGTAGATAAAATGACCATAATACCCTTGAGGCGGTCTCTCGCCAACGGTAAGAAATGGAGTCGATGGATTCCCGTTATTCCTCACCTTGGGTGCGGTCCCCTCGCTTGCACCGGGTGCAATAATTGAGATAGGCTTTGGATGTCAAATTTTGTAATTTTAACCAAGGTTAGGGTCAAGATGTGCGAGTGCCGCCACCCCACAATTCGGCCGTTGAGGGATGAGGCCGAAGGCTCTCGATTCAATCCGATATGGAGCTTTATTCCGTGGGGCACCACTGGGGCCTCGCTGCATGGACGGCCAGTGGACAGGGTGGTCCAATGAAGGGTACAGTAGACAAATATCATGTACCATCACTGAACAAGAACAAGGAGCACGGATGGCGAAGGGGAGTGTGATTGTGCCTTTAATTTCCAATAGCTACTTGCCGCATGTGCTCAGCGTTACGCATTCCATTCGTATTAAATACGACTTTAAAATTTGGCAGGGAGTTGGAACCATAGATTGTGCTATCACCAGATTTACGATTCCATCTGCCCTTGGCGTGGGAAGAGGGTGTAATCTTGTGGTGTTTTCCTCATAAGTGGACGTAGGGAGCCACCGAGTTGTCTTGTACTCAACAGGACACGGTGTTGAGTTAAAAGACCGTGGCTGATTAGGTCAAGAGGGGTGGTCCATTCCGTAGGCCATCTTGTTCCATGTCACGACAAAACTGTTGGCTGTGAATGACTCCATTGGATAAGACGATCTCATACTGCTCATCGATGGGATAAGAATTTTGGCTCATGAACAATGCTTGAATTGATGCTAGAAGTTGCTAAACTATTGTTCCTAGCACATTGACGTATAACATTCACCAAGAGACACTTACTGCTCGATTAATTATTCATTTGATCATCATTTTACATTTAGCCCCTTACACCGCTCTGTCGAGTGTTATGCACAGTGATATTGCAGTATTAGCATATGTATTTATTGTTAGACCATGTATTAAACATAATGACTCTATGCCTATTCTACGATATATACAGGATCAGGTGATCAAATTTGGCAGCCTTCGATGTTTTATCTCTTGTTTGCAAGTTAAACCTTTACCTCTCAGTAGACCGGTCTGAGCAGATTAATCCGGGCAAAACTCCAGCTTATTTAGCTCCATCAGATTAGTTTTTAGTggcaataatatttatataaaattttcagTCAACATGGATAAGGTGACAGTTGGCAGGTCAATGCAGATGGAAGACGTCAATTCTCCCATCCAAAATAAATGGACCTGGGCAGTTCATGAGTCACACAATAAACAAAACAATTTATGGCTTTCGTGGGGGATTCACATGGAGTTCTACACCGTGGGAAGGAGATTGACAGCATACCTCTACCACCCACACGAGGGGGGCTTTTAATGCTCCAAGGCCCAGGAATTAATGACCATTTTCGCTTTCACGACTTACTACTTCACATTCTCCTCGCTTTTGTGTCATAATCCATCACCGATCCAGTGGCACTTCTCCTTTCGCCGAGAGAAGTTTAAGTGGTTCGTCAACGCATTCGTTGTCAAAGAAATATATACTTCAAGAATCATTGACGGGTAATATAGAACAAGACGGCGTTCCTTGTCGGCAGTCCTGCCAGCTGTCGGTCAACGTCGTCGGTCTTCATCGGTCACCGGCAGTTGCCGGTGGACGGCCGGTCAGCCACCCTCCAACGGCTGCCGTCAACCCGGGCGCCAAGCATTGCCCGTCGTCGCAGTGACGCGACCGATCCATGCCGTCCAAATCATGATCACAGTGAGCTTCGCATCAGATCAGGTGTCCGTGCCGAACACCGGGCACACGGAATTCTTTCTCTAGGCCGGTGGCGGGCAGAGCTGAGCAGCGCGATGGTGACTGCTTGGCTTCATGGCATTGGAAGAGTACGGTGTTCGGTATCTTATGGGACGGCACGGCTTGCTATGGCTTGGTTGGATGGTTTGGCATCGGACGCTGGGGTGAGATCCTTAGTAGTGCATGGATGGCGAGCCGTTCGATGCGGTGGTTCAACGCTGCGGAACACAATAATGACGGATGATTCAGGCGTGGGTGGTGAAGAATTAGAAAGCTGCGTGCGAGTCTCACGCCCAAAGGAGAAAGAGAGACACTCAAAGATCATGTcccatttctttcttttcttaattttttatttaaaaatgccattcctgATGATCCAAGGCAGGGTAATTAATTGTCGAAAAATATGTGTTTACtgaaaatagtttttttttttcttttgtatttttaatttaggaacaaACAGACAATCGTGTTAAAGAGTCCTCTTGTTCTTTCTGGTTAGCATATGTCTTACtttttgtttctttatttttcatgTCGTGTAGCTTCCGaaagaaaaatatattctaaGTTTCTTAAGAAGAGATGCGGTAAATATGCAAATCTAGAATAGAAGTTTACTTCTTGGACCAGATACTATAATGCTCAACATTCATTTTATGCAATCAAAATAACTTGCGCTTTTATTTCCATGCACACTGGTTGCCCAGCAACATTATTaattatcattaatttttttgatttttttcaatgAATAATTTTATTATGGTTATTACTTTCTATATTAATAGAGACTTGTGCGGAAGTACTTGGTACCGCTGCAAAAGGAATTTATACCACTTTAAACTTTAGTCGGcgattaattttctattttaTGTCCCTTAAAAGGTTGGTGCAATACAAAGGAAAAAGTATGTATTGGTTGGGGGGAGAGTTGGATTATTCTTTGCACGCATCCCACATACAAAGATAGGATTCAGTGGTGCTGCATCACATTTGCCCGCCATAAAGTTGATGTTTTCGTTATTTTATCCGATTCTTTTCTGAAATAAAGAAACAAAATATTATCTTTTCTTGCACCGAAAAGAGTTGAAAACAAAAATGAGATAAATGCGCACTTGGACACACTCTAATTTTAAAGGCCGACCGTTGAAAAGAACAGCACACTTATCAGAATtccagatattaaaaaaaaaagaacaaaatcaGAAAATTATGAACAGAGCGAACGTTACCTGAAACCCTGTCGGGAACTTTCAGTCCGCTGTCGGTAGGTCGGCCCCCAAAGGTATATACGCTTCCATCAAGTTCTCCTCTCTCCTAATTTCGCTCTTTTTCTTTATGATCAATAGTTTTCCTCTCCAAACACTAATATAACGAAGATCATTACCCTGTAGAACTAAGCAACAaaaacaacaaaaagaaaaactaaaaaagGAAATAAAAAGACCAAAGCTTTCTCACATCTTTACCACAAAACCAACTCTATTATAGGCCTCTCTCTCCCCTCACTCACAACCCCCACTCAAACAAAGTTCGCttttttcctcctcctcctctcgtcttcttctctctctatcaATTCTCCATCAATTCTCAATTTCTCTTTCCGCACTATTGCTTCCTGTTCGCTGGAATTCCTCTGAGAAACCACGGCTAAGTTTGGATGACATCGCCCTTGGAACACGACTACATCGGCCTTTCGGAGCTCTCCTCCATGGAGAGCTCCGACAAGCTCTGCTCCTCCTCGTCCTCGCTCTCCGCCGAGGACGATCCAAAGGTCGGCGCGCGGGCGCCGGCGCTCAACCTCAAGGAGACTGAGCTCCGCCTGGGACTCCCGGGGTCCCAGTCCCCTGAGCGGGAGGACGGCCCGGGCCTGACCCTGGGGCTCCCAAAAAGCTTCGTCTCCGGCGCTAAGAGGGGGTTCTCGGACGCCATTGATGGTTCCGGAAAGTGGGGGTTCTCCGGAGGGAGTGGATCTGAGGTGGAATTGGGGAAAGGCGGCAACTTGTTCTCGCCCAGGGGGGAGAATGGCGGGGGGAAGCACACGGGGCCGACGGGCTTGGTGAAGGATGTCGGTGGGGCGGCTGGAGCGGCGGGACAGGAAAAGAAGGCCCAGGCTTCGGCAGCTGGAGTTGCACCTGCTGCAAAGTAAGTTCTTTTGTTTATTCTTAGCATTTGGAGTGCTTTGATAATGGAGAAATGGTAAGGTGATCTATGAAGTTGTTTTGCTCCTTTACTTTATTTTAAGGTTAGAGGTCATGTCCTTGCGATTTTTTCATGGTAATGAGAAGGGAAAAAAATGGGTAATTACCTGTTTTCCTTGGAATACTGTTGCAACGGTTcatatttttgtggattttactTTGTTACTGGTGGTTTCGATGAATTGATGTCATCACAACTGCTCAGGTGTCTTTGTATCGCATGCTTGCGTTGCGTTGATTTGTTGCTAACTATTTTGTTCGATAATCCGCAGAAAGACTGAGGGAATTGAGATATAGCAAAAGTTTTCTGGTTGCTTTAGTTATTTCTACTCTGGATGCTTATGAATTGGGAGATACGTGGTTGTGATTGCTTTAAAATAAAGAAATGATCCATGTAATTGCTGATTTCTTTTGAGATTGTGAAGATTATATCGTGGTTATTTGATGAAGTTTGCCCTGTTTTATTGTGGCTATTTTAAAATCTTATCCTGTGGTCTCTCTCTCACATCCTCGTTATATCTCATTATGATGTTTCTGGTGTGGTTTGAGTCAGACCCAATCTCCACAATTATTCTGAAAAATTGACCTTTTATCAATTTTTTGCTCAATCTAAAGACATAGTTTCTCCTTGTTGCCTCTCTATTTCTTAATTGGTTCTCTGTTCTTAACTTATGGAATTTATGGATCGAACTTTGATGCATACGCTATGTTCttgcaatgaaaattttcatGTTTGCTAATTTGtggatataatataaaatttaagctatacttttaaaaaaaaaaaaaaaaactttcactACCCTGTTTTCTTGTTCCTCTTGAAGCATAGAAAATATATCTTGGGTTCTTCATGAGCATTGTGTTTAGATATGTTATTATGCTCATAATAGGGTAGTCTACAGGTTATGTTTATTGTTGCCTAAGAAAAATGTTATCCAACAGGGCACAGGTAGTTGGTTGGCCCCCAATCCGTAGCTACCGGAAGAATACAATGGCTTCAAACCCATCAAAGAACAAAGAGGATACTGAAGGGAAACAAGGAACAGGATGCCTTTATGTCAAGGTTAGCATGGATGGAGCCCCATATCTCAGAAAAGTTGACCTCAAAACATACTTGAACTATAAGGAGCTCTCATCAGCACTTGAGAAGATGTTCAGCTGCTTTACCATTGGTGAGCTGTGTTAATTTTCAGTGTTCTTAGATTTTGCCCCTTAATTGTGGTCTTGTGGGAAGATTTTAGATATGGGTTTGGCATCTTAGGCTCATTTCCAACACCCTGCTCCACAAACCCCAAAGGGCGTTCACTCCTCCCCCcatataacacacacacacacacaaaaaaaaaaaagcacgatCATGCACACAAAAGGTCCTCCCACCCTCTcactctcttctcttcctttttttttt
Protein-coding regions in this window:
- the LOC105042147 gene encoding auxin-responsive protein IAA27; this encodes MTSPLEHDYIGLSELSSMESSDKLCSSSSSLSAEDDPKVGARAPALNLKETELRLGLPGSQSPEREDGPGLTLGLPKSFVSGAKRGFSDAIDGSGKWGFSGGSGSEVELGKGGNLFSPRGENGGGKHTGPTGLVKDVGGAAGAAGQEKKAQASAAGVAPAAKAQVVGWPPIRSYRKNTMASNPSKNKEDTEGKQGTGCLYVKVSMDGAPYLRKVDLKTYLNYKELSSALEKMFSCFTIGQCGSHEIPGRDGLSESRMMDLLQGSEYVLTYEDKDGDWMLVGDVPWNMFTDSCRRLRIMRGSEAVGIAPRAMEKCKSRN